CCGCTTTCATCAGCTTTTCCACAGTCGGAGTCATCCGGTAGGACCAGTTAACATCCTGGACCGTACCGGGGATGTTTATCCTCTCGAAGTGAATATCGCTGTCGCAAATGCTGCTGTCCAGAGCGAAAAAATCCTGAATCTGAATCATACAGATTGCCGACCGGCTCCTGAACAGAGCTTCAAGGAAAAACTTGACAGCTTCTTCGCCAGGCTGATCATAAGGAATCTCCTGCACATCAAGACCTGCGGCAAGAGCGGCTTTATCCTGCTCCTCAAACCACCACTGCCTCAGGGTTGTTGAGTCATGAACAGCAGGCGTACAGACTGACAGCTCTGGATACTGGCTGACTTTGGTATAGGGATCACCTTCCTGTCCCCATTCTCTGGCCCAGCGAACAACTTTGAGTCCCAGGATTCCGAGTTTCTGAAGAACGGAAGGCACACAGTCGGGGACGGCCCCCAGATCTTCCGCGCAGACAAGCATATCTGTTGTATTTTTCATAAAGGAGAGGAGATTCAGGGCATTTTCCTCCCAGATTTTCTCGGCTTCTGCACCGCATCGGGCAGAAAGCTCCTCTATTTTGCCTTTTTCCCATTGATTGAGGCTTTCGTAACCTCTTGTTTCCCGGAAAGACCAGGAAAGACTGAAATTATCATCATCTACAGGAATGAGCGTGACATTTTTAAGCATCTCTCCCAGTACGGATTTGGCTTTATCGGAAAGATCGGACCGGTAAATCACTTTCTCCGATGAATAAGTGTCATTAAAGAGAAAGAGATTTTCGTTTCCGATTCTGTCGAGACAGATATTTATGACAGACTCGGCTTCGGCTCCCAGCTTTTCTCTCAATTCGTGTTCAAAAACGTGAGGTCGGGACATCCATGTGATTCGCCCCTTATCAAAGCCGATATCTTCCAGGTCTTTTCTGGATATATAAGCTGAGGGATTGAAGTAGCCCATACTGCCCGTAACCATATGAAAGGGGATATTCCAGATACGGAAGAAACCGAGCACATGGTCAATCCTGTAGGCGTGATAGAATTTCGCCGCCTGTTTCAAACGTTTTCTCCACCAGCTGTAATCATCTTTTTTCAGATTGGTCCAATTGTAGACGGGAAACCCCCAATTCTGACCGTCTGTCGAGAACATATCCGGCGGAGCGCCCGCGGAAAGGCTGAGATCGAAAAATTTTCTATCGGCCCAGACATCGCAGCTGTCTTCATTCATCAGGATGGGTATATCTCCTTTGAGGCTGATACCCATGGAATCGAGCTTGGCAGCCGAATCCTTCAGCTGTTTTTCCAGATGATACTGGACCCATACGTGAAAGTAATTGTCCTCTTCATATTTATCCCATAGTTTGTCGAGATCTTTTGCGGAGGGATTTCTGAAGTTTTTCCAATCCTTCCATGATGCCATCAGGTTGTTCCTGCGGATTGTGGAAAAAACAGCATAATTTTTGACCCAGGGATTTTCTTTCATCCAGCCGGTGACAGCTTTGTCAGCTCTGATAGATTTTATATTGCTGTCATATATTTTTCTTAAGATTTCCAGTTTTCCCGTCAGAACGGAAGCAAAACTGACTCTTTTCAGCGGCTCCAGCTCTTTTTTCAGAGCCGCAATGTCCCCGGCGAAATCTTTCGATTCGGGTATATCTTCAAGACGCATGAAAATGGGGTGAAGGGCAAAGGCGCTTAATGCGCTATAAGGAGATTCCTGATAACCGGTATCGTTTACGGGAAGAATCTGAATCAGATCGAGATTGGTCTGACGGCACCATTCTCCCAAATGTGCCAAATCGGCAAATTCTCCAATACCGCAGCTTTTTTCGCTCCTGAGAGAAAATACGGGGACAACGACACCGGTCAATTTATGATCTACAGGGGGAAACTTCATTGTTAACCTCTTTGTTTTTATGTTTGTTCCAGCAGTCTATCATTAAAAGTGCTGCAACTCAATGGAATACGTGCAAACGGTTGCATAAAAGGTGAGTTTTCTTATGGCTGATTATTCGGGCATCGTGCCCTTATGCCCACATATGTTCCAGCTTTTCTATGAGCTTGCCATTCTGTGTATCGGGAATATGGTCTTTCAGCATGATTTCATGCAGTGACGTGATAATGAGATCCTGAACCTCATTGTCTGTGATTTTTTCCGCCATCTCCCAGAATGTTTCAATTGTTTTTACTCTTTCTTCAAAAGTTTCGAGATAGGAATCAAAAGAGTCGAAGTAAAGTTTTTCTGTCAGCTCATGAAGATCGGATACTTCCGAATCCTCAATCTTTCCGTCTGACAACAGTAGACTCTTCAGGCAGCCGGCAAAGAAAACTTTTTCTTTCTGATCCAAAAGATTTACATTTTCCATAAAAACTCCTGTACATATTGAATTTTATCACGCACAGGATTTATCTGCAAATTAATTCAGGAGCGGGAACAGGCCTCTTTGCACCAGGACCGGAATTGCGGTTCGGAAATACGTTTAAGTTTATCGTATTGCTTGTCATCCAGCTTCTTTAGAGCCTGATTGATTTTTTTGACCTCTTCTTCGGGAAGACGGCACTCCTCCGCTCTTAAAGTCAGATAAGCTATATTCTCCTCTTTTGTCATTTTTATCCCTCAGTGTATTAAAGTTCGATCCAGATAAAGATATAATTACCGTCATATAGAATCAATTACAAAATTAGAGGTGTTTGATGACCTGTAAAAGAGCCGGCTTAGTTTTATTGTCTTTATCCATAGTTATTCTACTGGGAAGCTGCAGTAAAGGGAACAGCGGATTATTCCCGGTAACCCTTAAAGGCAGAACCGGATTTATTAATAGAAAAGGAGACGTCGTCATTGAGCCCCGTTATGAGACAGCTCTGAGTTTTTCCGAAGGTCTCGCCCTGGCTGTCGAAGAGGGTAAAGGCGGTTTTATCAATTCCAAAGGAGAAACGGTTATTCCCTTTATTTATGATAATGCCTCCTCTTTCAGCGAAGGGCTGGCTATGGTTGTTCAGGATGGAAAGTGCGGCTATATCAATCAGAAAAACGAGATCGTGATACCTTTTGTGTATGATCGCGCCGGAGATTTCAATGAAAACGCCGCTTCTGTCGTTTCCGGAGATGAACATTTTTATATAAATAAGAAAAATGAGAAACTATTCGGCGGCGATTGGCTGAGCGCCACCTCATTCAGCGAGGGAATGGCCAGAATAAGCCGTGAGGGAAAAATCGGATTTATCAACAGCAAAGGGGTGGAAGTCATCGCCCCTAAATATGAATTCGCCGGAGATTTTTCCGAAGGTCTCGCGCTTGCGGTGTCCGGGGATAAAGGCGGGTATATCAATAAGGATGAGGAATTTGTTATAGAGCCTCAGTATCTCTACTCCAAAGATTTTTCCGAAGGACTGGCTTTAATCGTTTCCGAAGGCCTGGGCGGGTTTATCGATAAAAAAGGAGAACTTGTCATTGAGCCGAAGTACAGTTTTGCCGGAGATTTTTCAGACGGACTGGCAAGAGTCCGCTTGGGCAAAGATGATAAACTCGGATTTATCAATAAAGAGGGGGAATGGGTGATTGAAGCCCATTATGACTATGCCGATGATTTCCATTTCGGTATGGCTCTTGTTATCGAAGACGGATATGCGCGGTATATCAACCGGAAAGGCGAAACAATCTGGAGTTACAAAGATGAAGAAAATTGAAATACGGAAGCCCGATGATTTTCATATTCACTTAAGACAGGGGGATCTTCTGAGAATGACCGTCCCTCATTGTTCAGCATACTATGCCCGGGCCATTGTGATGCCCAATACCATTCCGCCTGTTGATTCTGTTTCGACGATGGAGGAATATCGTCGCCAGATCAATAAAATAGATCCCGGCTTTGAACCATTAATGACATTCAAGCTGCTGAAAAACATGGCGGAAGATGAAATCCGATCCCTGAAAAAAGCAGGGGCGATAGCGGGAAAACTTTATCCCGCCGGCGCGACGACCAATTCGGCTGACGGAATAACCGATTGGAGAGATATTGCCGGTTTATTGAAAGTGATGGAAGAGGAGGGATTGATCCTGAGTATTCACGGAGAAGATCCTTCAGTTTTTTCCCTCGATAGAGAGAAAGCCTATATTCCGGAGATTCTGGAGATTTGCCGAAATTTCCCAGATTTAAGGGTCGTATTTGAGCATCTTTCCAGTGCCGAAGGGGTTGAAGCCGTAAAGGAGGGTCCGGATAATCTGGCAGGAACCATTACGGTACATCACCTTTTGCTGACCCTTGATGATGTGATCGGAGGCGCTCTGAATCCCCATAATTTCTGCAAACCCGTTCTGAAAGGACCGGAGGACAGAAAGGCTATTCAGGACGTCGTTCTGGAGGGAAACGGGAAATTCTTTTTCGGTTCCGACAGTGCTCCCCATAGTTCTGACAAAAAGCTGCAGGGGGCGGCCGGTGCCTACACGGCTCCCGTGACTCTGCTTTTGCTGGCGGATTTTTTTGATGAAAAGGGAAAACTGGATCTGCTGGAGAATTTTACATCGAGGTTCGGCGCTGAATTTTACGGGATTCCCCTTAACAGGGAAAAAATAACGCTGACAGAGAAGAGCTGGACGATGCCCGATAAATATGGAGACGTCGTTCCCTTTTTCGCATCGAAAAAGATCAACTGGACAGTGAAAAACCAAAGTATCAATCAGGAGAGTTTATAAATGGCTGACGGTACGGTATTACCGGTTATTGTAGATATTGAAGGCGGTATCAGGGCGGGTGCTCTTATGAACCGCAAAGCTTTTTCCAAAAGCATAGAGACGAAAGTGCTGTGGATCGTTCATCCCGAAACCGGACGGGTTCTCCCCTGGGAGGGAGATCCTTTATATATTTCTCTGATAGAGAATAAGGGCTTTTTTTCGGCACAGCTGCCGGAGGGCAGTTCTCCCATTGCCTGTGAGCTGACTGACGGGGAGGAAGATCCGGAACTGCATGAAAATACAGCGCTGGATGCGGAGAAGGAAAAGGAGTCGAGAATCCTCTACAGTCTGGCGGAAACAATAGCCCGGCGGAAAAAAGAGATGCCTTCAGGCTCCTACACGACACATCTCTTTGAGAAAGGTCTTGAGAAGATCCGCAAAAAGGTGGGGGAGGAAGCTATTGAATTGATTCTGGCTGTCTCCAGAGAAGATATCGTATATGAATCGGCGGATCTGATTTACCATCTGCTCGTGCTGCTTGAAGCGGCCGGCGTGGATTTCCACGATCTTATGGCCGAACTCGAAAGGCGCGATTCCTAGAATGTCCTCCCGGTATCGGAGGGCGTGGCTTTCCAAATCCCTCCGATTGGTCATAGTGGCGAAATCCGCAGTCCATTGAGCCGGGAGATCGAGCTCATGTTTCAGTTATAGTCTTTTCTCGAGTACTGAATTTTCGGTTTGCTCTTCATAAAGATGGAAATGGCCCGGACGGGACATTCGTTGACACAGCGGTAGCAAAGAGTACATCGGCCTTGCTGTCCGACTCTGTTTTCTCTGATTTCCAGGTTTTCCACAGGACAGATCTGAACGCATTTCTGGCATAAGATGCAATCGCTGCTGATTTTCACAGAGTTTCTGAGCTTCACCATCATGGCTTTGCCCCAGGTCCGCTGAAGAATAAATCCGGAAAAACGGGAAAACCATTTTCTTCCGTCCCTGCATATTCCCCCGCTCCTGATCGTATCAACGGCTAAAGCGATTTTACGATCAGCCTTGACATATGATCGGGCTGTTTCGGAAAGCGGCTTGTTGAAAAAAATATTAACATCGGTCAGGTTGCTCGGCATATTGATATGAATGCTGTGGAGATGCTTAACGCCGGCTTCTTTCAGAATGTAGAAGGGGAGAGCCCCTCCGTCTCCGCTGAATAAAAGCTGGGTGCAGATCGTCGTGAGATTTTTACCTTTAAAGTCCTCAATATGGCTCTCCAGGAATTCTTTAACGATGAATGGCAGCATGCTGTCGTGGATGGGGTAGGCCAGCACGATGTTTTCGGCTTCGCCGATGATTCGGGAAAAATCGATCTCTCTGTGTTCGATCGAATGAAGGCTGTAATAACTTCCCCGTTCGTAAAGTTCAGCAAATTTGCCTATAACGTATTTGGTATTTCCCGTTCCTGAAAAATAGAGGTAGAGGTTTTTCATATCTTATCCTCCTCTGTTTGCCCGAAAGGTCTTCTGCGAAGATAACTCTTTCAATTTCAAACAGGACTGTTACAATATTCAGTATGACACACTTTGAAGAAATTGAAATACTGAACAATTTTTATCAGACTTCCTCTTTTTTCCCCATGCCGACGGTTTTAATCAGCACGTTGAGTCCTGAGGGAGAAACGAACCTCGGGGCCTATAGCCTCTGTTTTCCCTATTATATTGCGGAAAAAGATTATTTCGGAATGTTTCTGGGGGCGAGGAATTCGAGCAATACGGCGCAGAATATTCTGAGGGACAGGAAATGTGCTATCAATTTTCTGCCCGATAAAAAAAGGTATCTGAAAGAGATTGTCCGGCTCGGTTTTCCCGGGGAGGAGACTTCCGAGAAAATGAGAGAAACCATTTTTCATCTCCAGAAAGGGCTCCGCGCAGAAGAAAAAGCCGATGAATCATTTCCTCTGATCATTTCGGAAGCCGAACAGGTTTTTGAGTGCACCTGGGATGATTTCGAGACAATTCCGCCCGATGGCGATGGTGTCGTCTATCATCCTCCCTATAACCGGTATAACGGGATAACGTCGGAACACGGGGCCATTTTCATTCTGAAAATCGATAAGATCCTTCTCAGAACCAAATGGAAAAAAGCTCTTATCGAAGGCAGTTCGCATATGCCGGCTTTTCCGGTTGACTACGGGTTCAGGAATAATGCGGACTTCTGGATCTCCCCTTTCCGGAAACCTCTCCGATTTCCGATTCCGAAAGACAAAGGCGTGGGAGAGGATGTGGTCCGTGCCGCAGCCTTGAAATTGAATGAGCAGATACAATGGGATGAAGAGTGCTTCATCAGGCTCAAGAGAATTCCGAAGATATTTCTCAATACAGCTTTGAAGGGGATTCTGGAAGATGCGGAAAATCGCGGGGTTTCCCGTATAACACTTGAGCTGCTCGATGAGATCAGAGATAAGAGGAACAAGGAGAAAAAGTATAATTAAAAAAGCCCCTGTCGGTTTTGTATCCAACAGAGGCCTGTTTCATTTGAAGCAGATTATGCTTTCAGTAGCTTATTAATGGATTCAGCGGCATGCCGCCCCTGACCCATGGCGAGTATGACCGTCGCCGCTCCCAGAACGATGTCCCCTCCGGCGTAGATCCGGTCAATCGAGGTCTTGTTGTTCTCATCGACAACGATATTTCCCCACTTGTTCACTTCCAGATCGGGTGTGGAATTGCTCAGAATCGGGTTGGCGTTATTTCCCAGCGAGGGAATGCAGGCATCGAGATCTATGATGAAGTTACTACCCTCGATGGGAACGGGTCTCCGCCGTCCCGAATCGTCAGGCTCGCCCAGCTCATATTTCAGGCATTCTATTCCTTTTACGCGGCCGTTTTCATCGCCGAGAATTTTAACCGGATTGGTAAGGAAATCAAAAATGATACCCTCTTCCTTGGCATGATGGACTTCCTCCACTCTGGCGGGCATTTCGGCCTCCGTCCGGCGGTAAACGACATGGACTTCTTCGGCGCCGATGCGCTTGGCTGTCCTGGCCGCATCCATGGCTACGTTTCCCCCTCCGAAGATAGCGACTTTTTTCGCATGGTAAATCGGGGTGCGGGAGTTTGCCGTATCATAGGCTTTCATCAGGTTTGAGCGGGTCAGGTATTCATTGGCCGAGAAGAC
This is a stretch of genomic DNA from Spirochaeta isovalerica. It encodes these proteins:
- a CDS encoding WG repeat-containing protein; its protein translation is MTCKRAGLVLLSLSIVILLGSCSKGNSGLFPVTLKGRTGFINRKGDVVIEPRYETALSFSEGLALAVEEGKGGFINSKGETVIPFIYDNASSFSEGLAMVVQDGKCGYINQKNEIVIPFVYDRAGDFNENAASVVSGDEHFYINKKNEKLFGGDWLSATSFSEGMARISREGKIGFINSKGVEVIAPKYEFAGDFSEGLALAVSGDKGGYINKDEEFVIEPQYLYSKDFSEGLALIVSEGLGGFIDKKGELVIEPKYSFAGDFSDGLARVRLGKDDKLGFINKEGEWVIEAHYDYADDFHFGMALVIEDGYARYINRKGETIWSYKDEEN
- a CDS encoding PCP reductase family protein yields the protein MTHFEEIEILNNFYQTSSFFPMPTVLISTLSPEGETNLGAYSLCFPYYIAEKDYFGMFLGARNSSNTAQNILRDRKCAINFLPDKKRYLKEIVRLGFPGEETSEKMRETIFHLQKGLRAEEKADESFPLIISEAEQVFECTWDDFETIPPDGDGVVYHPPYNRYNGITSEHGAIFILKIDKILLRTKWKKALIEGSSHMPAFPVDYGFRNNADFWISPFRKPLRFPIPKDKGVGEDVVRAAALKLNEQIQWDEECFIRLKRIPKIFLNTALKGILEDAENRGVSRITLELLDEIRDKRNKEKKYN
- the pyrC gene encoding dihydroorotase produces the protein MKKIEIRKPDDFHIHLRQGDLLRMTVPHCSAYYARAIVMPNTIPPVDSVSTMEEYRRQINKIDPGFEPLMTFKLLKNMAEDEIRSLKKAGAIAGKLYPAGATTNSADGITDWRDIAGLLKVMEEEGLILSIHGEDPSVFSLDREKAYIPEILEICRNFPDLRVVFEHLSSAEGVEAVKEGPDNLAGTITVHHLLLTLDDVIGGALNPHNFCKPVLKGPEDRKAIQDVVLEGNGKFFFGSDSAPHSSDKKLQGAAGAYTAPVTLLLLADFFDEKGKLDLLENFTSRFGAEFYGIPLNREKITLTEKSWTMPDKYGDVVPFFASKKINWTVKNQSINQESL
- a CDS encoding EFR1 family ferrodoxin (N-terminal region resembles flavodoxins. C-terminal ferrodoxin region binds two 4Fe-4S clusters.), with the translated sequence MKNLYLYFSGTGNTKYVIGKFAELYERGSYYSLHSIEHREIDFSRIIGEAENIVLAYPIHDSMLPFIVKEFLESHIEDFKGKNLTTICTQLLFSGDGGALPFYILKEAGVKHLHSIHINMPSNLTDVNIFFNKPLSETARSYVKADRKIALAVDTIRSGGICRDGRKWFSRFSGFILQRTWGKAMMVKLRNSVKISSDCILCQKCVQICPVENLEIRENRVGQQGRCTLCYRCVNECPVRAISIFMKSKPKIQYSRKDYN
- a CDS encoding 4-alpha-glucanotransferase, which encodes MKFPPVDHKLTGVVVPVFSLRSEKSCGIGEFADLAHLGEWCRQTNLDLIQILPVNDTGYQESPYSALSAFALHPIFMRLEDIPESKDFAGDIAALKKELEPLKRVSFASVLTGKLEILRKIYDSNIKSIRADKAVTGWMKENPWVKNYAVFSTIRRNNLMASWKDWKNFRNPSAKDLDKLWDKYEEDNYFHVWVQYHLEKQLKDSAAKLDSMGISLKGDIPILMNEDSCDVWADRKFFDLSLSAGAPPDMFSTDGQNWGFPVYNWTNLKKDDYSWWRKRLKQAAKFYHAYRIDHVLGFFRIWNIPFHMVTGSMGYFNPSAYISRKDLEDIGFDKGRITWMSRPHVFEHELREKLGAEAESVINICLDRIGNENLFLFNDTYSSEKVIYRSDLSDKAKSVLGEMLKNVTLIPVDDDNFSLSWSFRETRGYESLNQWEKGKIEELSARCGAEAEKIWEENALNLLSFMKNTTDMLVCAEDLGAVPDCVPSVLQKLGILGLKVVRWAREWGQEGDPYTKVSQYPELSVCTPAVHDSTTLRQWWFEEQDKAALAAGLDVQEIPYDQPGEEAVKFFLEALFRSRSAICMIQIQDFFALDSSICDSDIHFERINIPGTVQDVNWSYRMTPTVEKLMKAEKLKESISSLVEIRKNQKITL
- the hisE gene encoding phosphoribosyl-ATP diphosphatase, which codes for MADGTVLPVIVDIEGGIRAGALMNRKAFSKSIETKVLWIVHPETGRVLPWEGDPLYISLIENKGFFSAQLPEGSSPIACELTDGEEDPELHENTALDAEKEKESRILYSLAETIARRKKEMPSGSYTTHLFEKGLEKIRKKVGEEAIELILAVSREDIVYESADLIYHLLVLLEAAGVDFHDLMAELERRDS